The following are from one region of the Salvia hispanica cultivar TCC Black 2014 chromosome 1, UniMelb_Shisp_WGS_1.0, whole genome shotgun sequence genome:
- the LOC125200726 gene encoding putative receptor-like protein kinase At5g39000 isoform X3, which translates to MKNLHAATSTAIFPPFCFYLVFFLLLSSASASAAIDAISVNCGSKSSGGNVWRGDMPPLLQLQGEKTVFRSSTSSAGAGDHPIPYRTARLSRSRFSYRFNVTQGQKILRLHFNPALYRGFKRFNDLFEVEAGGFTLLGNFSASLTADALGLSYFVKEFCVNIDADQLFDVVFYAVNSEFVDTYAFINGIEIISVPAAVSYFGGRYVGVELVGKSVINVDNSTVLEIVRRVNLKQDSVSSSNDAHGVFGAWEMASRRKEAKVKSVEWRTLVDVGFRYLVRLHFSELGLEMAEMRGVTFKIYINGVIVDADIERSEGDYDHEDSIPWHRDYMVMVKGLKREGKREIVICLQSNGKLMHGHGILEGFEVLRLSNPDNSLASPNPFPSSFSSSNWIIQSFDQVLGHRNTISTFVITLLASVNTIVHVLRLIWEVRYREEKNMPSVKAGRLCRRFSLAELQSATRNFSDAHLIGRGGFGKVYIGRIDNGQVTVAIKRLRSNSNQGQREFLTEIETLTELRHVNLVSLIGYCYDRREMILVYDYMAYGTLSDHLYKLSRKGVECSSLTWKERLTICIGAGRGLDYLHTGHSLIHRDVKASNILLDEKFVAKVADFGLARHMNMRTSHTHTHVSTKVKGTFGYLDPNYYTTGKLTMKSDTFSFGVVLLEVLCGRPAVDAGVGEDKLLLTKWARENISKGKSDQIVAPDLMGEISEDSLKAFIEVAERCLHDDPRERPTMAQVVLQLEYALKQQDTSKSMPQNVNDPHSSNKEANLSINAQQLEQNAPSPKEQTNRIGFVNIKPPPIYEREDWGKSTSQRPSRLRPWDAFWSRVKPSGNYEDRATETMKNYKHSMDMLHNNVPATIPLDELAEITDDFDVKSLIGEGSSGKVYHGVLKSGLAAAIKKLNSSNQGDKVLLAQVSTVKHKNVVELLGYCVDGGLRALAYEFAPNGSLHDILHGRKGIRGSGPGQALPWPQRVKFSVGAAKGLEYIHLKGQIHGDIKSSSVLIFDDYGVAKISDCDLSNQAPGTRLNSSGYHAPEFITSGQQSWRSDVYSFGVVLLELLTGRKPVGNTQTGGEPDLVTWAMKNLIEDKVKDYVDVRMKGDYPFKAVSKMASLAISCVQYEASFRPNMSVVVKALQPLLNSASNHTGQASNLKLETRRYVEQWMNHCRFPDELRRQVREAERLNWAATSMFNEDLLMEKLPENLQRDIRHHLHGFVKNERWRSALWMNLLLVSCRKGIVVEKHSFLAASKTL; encoded by the exons ATGAAAAATCTGCATGCTGCTACTTCTACTGCAATTTTCCCGCCGTTTTGCTTCTACTTAGtcttcttcctccttctcAGCTCAGCCTCAGCCTCAGCCGCCATTGATGCTATCTCAGTTAACTGCGGCTCAAAGTCAAGCGGCGGCAATGTATGGCGCGGCGACATGCCGCCGCTGCTGCAATTGCAGGGGGAAAAGACCGTGTTCCGAAGCTCAACATCCAGCGCCGGCGCCGGTGATCATCCGATTCCTTACCGGACTGCGCGGCTCTCTCGCTCCAGATTCTCGTATAGGTTCAACGTGACTCAAGGTCAGAAAATTCTTCGGCTTCACTTCAATCCAGCGTTGTATAGGGGATTTAAACGGTTTAATGACTTGTTCGAAGTTGAAGCCGGGGGTTTTACCTTGCTCGGAAATTTCAGTGCTTCTCTCACTGCCGATGCTCTAGGTTTGAGTTATTTTGTGAAGGAATTTTGTGTGAACATTGATGCAGATCAACTGTTTGATGTAGTGTTCTATGCTGTGAATAGTGAATTTGTAGATACTTATGCTTTTATAAATGGCATTGAGATTATCTCGGTGCCTGCTGCCGTTTCTTACTTTGGAGGGAGATATGTAGGAGTTGAATTGGTAGGGAAGTCTGTGATCAATGTTGATAATAGTACTGTGCTTGAAATAGTCAGGAGAGTTAATCTGAAACAGGACTCTGTCTCATCGTCTAATGATGCACATGGCGTGTTTGGGGCGTGGGAGATGGCTTCTCGGAGGAAGGAAGCTAAGGTGAAGAGTGTTGAGTGGCGAACATTGGTGGATGTGGGATTTAGGTATTTGGTTAGGCTCCATTTTTCTGAGCTAGGGCTCGAGATGGCAGAGATGAGAGGTGTTACTTTCAAAATCTACATTAATGGTGTCATTGTAGATGCTGATATTGAGAGAAGTGAAGGGGATTATGATCATGAAGATTCCATCCCTTGGCATAGGGACTACATGGTGATGGTCAAAGGGCTCAAACGTGAGGGTAAGCGTGAGATCGTCATTTGTCTTCAATCCAATGGCAAGCTTATGCATGGACATGGAATCCTTGAAGGGTTTGAAGTTTTGAGGTTGAGTAACCCTGACAATAGTTTGGCCAGTCCAAATCCCTTCCCTTCGTCTTTCAGTTCATCAAATTGGATTATCCAGAGTTTTGATCAAGTTCTTGGTCACAGAAATACGATTTCCACTTTTGTGATTACATTACTGGCTTCTGTGAACACCATTGTACATGTATTGCGTCTAATATGGGAAGTCAGATATAGAGAGGAGAAAAACATGCCATCAGTTAAGGCTGGACGACTTTGTAGGCGGTTTTCACTTGCTGAACTCCAATCAGCCACAAGAAACTTCAGCGATGCACATCTCATTGGAAGGGGAGGATTTGGCAAAGTTTATATAGGCCGCATTGACAATGGGCAAGTGACAGTGGCCATAAAGCGACTGAGATCAAATTCGAACCAAGGGCAAAGAGAATTTTTGACAGAGATTGAAACACTAACTGAGCTCAGACATGTTAATTTGGTGTCCCTGATTGGCTACTGCTATGACCGTAGAGAAATGATTCTCGTTTATGATTACATGGCCTATGGAACATTGAGTGACCACCTTTACAAACTTTCGAGGAAGGGTGTTGAGTGCTCGTCTCTAACGTGGAAAGAGCGCCTTACTATATGCATAGGAGCTGGTCGAGGACTGGACTATCTTCACACTGGCCACTCACTCATACATCGGGATGTTAAGGCTTCAAATATTCTCCTTGATGAGAAATTTGTAGCCAAGGTGGCAGACTTTGGCTTGGCTAGGCACATGAATATGAGAACATCACATACTCATACTCATGTTAGCACAAAAGTTAAGGGTACATTTGGGTACTTAGACCCAAATTATTACACCACAGGTAAACTAACAATGAaaagtgacacattttcttttgggGTGGTTTTGCTGGAAGTACTTTGTGGAAGACCGGCTGTGGATGCAGGGGTCGGAGAGGATAAATTGCTGCTGACTAAGTGGGCTCGAGAAAATATTAGCAAGGGAAAATCTGACCAAATTGTAGCTCCAGATCTAATGGGTGAAATCTCAGAAGATAGCCTAAAGGCATTTATTGAGGTTGCTGAAAGATGCTTGCATGATGATCCAAGGGAAAGGCCAACAATGGCTCAAGTCGTGCTACAGCTTGAGTATGCTCTTAAGCAGCAGGATACCTCAAAATCCATGCCACAGAATGTTAATGATCCCCACTCATCCAACAAAGAAGCTAACTTGTCAATTAATGCTCAGCAGCTCGAGCAGAATGCACCCAGTCCCAAAGAGCAAACTAACAGAATCGGATTTGTTAATATTAAGCCTCCACCTATATATGAAAGAGAAGATTGGGGAAAATCCACGTCACAGAGACCATCACGACTTAGGCCATGGGATGCATTTTGGAGTAGAGTTAAACCATCTG GCAATTATGAAGATCGTGCAACGGAAACAATGAAAAACTACAAACATTCTATGGATATGTTGCATAACAATGTTCCTGCCACTATCCCACTAGATGAATTAGCAGAGATTACTGATGATTTTGATGTCAAGTCTCTTATTGGTGAGGGATCGAGTGGAAAGGTATACCATGGAGTACTCAAAAGTGGACTGGCTGCTGCAATAAAAAAGCTCAATTCTAGCAATCAGGGAGACAAAGTACTTTTAGCACAG GTTTCCACAGTAAAGCACAAAAATGTGGTTGAGCTGCTTGGTTATTGTGTAGATGGTGGTTTGCGAGCCTTGGCTTATGAGTTTGCTCCAAATGGTTCCTTGCATGATATTCTCCATG GACGAAAAGGTATCAGGGGTTCAGGGCCGGGTCAAGCTCTGCCGTGGCCTCAGAGAGTTAAATTTTCTGTTGGAGCTGCAAAAGGGCTAGAGTACATCCATTTGAAGGGACAGATTCATGGGGATATCAAATCCAGCAGCGTTCTTATTTTCGATGACTATGGAGTTGCTAAGATCTCTGATTGTGATCTTTCAAATCAAGCTCCTGGCACTCGCCTTAATTCCTCTGGTTATCATGCTCCTGA ATTCATTACTAGTGGCCAGCAAAGCTGGAGGAGTGATGTTTACAGCTTTGGCGTTGTACTTCTAGAACTTCTAACTGGACGTAAACCTGTTGGTAATACACAGACAGGTGGAGAGCCGGATCTTGTGACATGG GCAATGAAAAATCTTATTGAAGACAAGGTAAAGGACTATGTTGATGTTAGAATGAAAGGAGACTACCCTTTTAAGGCAGTTTCTAAG ATGGCTTCACTTGCTATCTCGTGTGTGCAATATGAAGCCAGTTTCCGTCCAAATATGAGCGTTGTAGTAAAAGCTCTCCAACCTCTGCTGAATAGTGCATCAAATCATACTGGTCAAGCATCAAATTT AAAGTTAGAAACGCGTCGTTATGTGGAGCAATGGATGAACCACTGTCGCTTTCCAGATGAACTAAGAAG GCAAGTCCGAGAAGCCGAGCGTCTTAATTGGGCTGCCACCAGTATGTTCAATGAAGATTTGCTGATGGAGAAGTTACCAGAAAACCTTCAAAGGGATATACGTCATCATCTCCACGGATTTGTTAAGAAC GAAAGATGGAGATCAGCTTTGTGGATGAATTTACTACTTGTCTCTTGTCGGAAGGGGATTGTTGTGGAGAAACACTCCTTCCTGGCTGCCTCGAAAACTCTTTAG
- the LOC125200726 gene encoding putative receptor-like protein kinase At5g39000 isoform X2 codes for MKNLHAATSTAIFPPFCFYLVFFLLLSSASASAAIDAISVNCGSKSSGGNVWRGDMPPLLQLQGEKTVFRSSTSSAGAGDHPIPYRTARLSRSRFSYRFNVTQGQKILRLHFNPALYRGFKRFNDLFEVEAGGFTLLGNFSASLTADALGLSYFVKEFCVNIDADQLFDVVFYAVNSEFVDTYAFINGIEIISVPAAVSYFGGRYVGVELVGKSVINVDNSTVLEIVRRVNLKQDSVSSSNDAHGVFGAWEMASRRKEAKVKSVEWRTLVDVGFRYLVRLHFSELGLEMAEMRGVTFKIYINGVIVDADIERSEGDYDHEDSIPWHRDYMVMVKGLKREGKREIVICLQSNGKLMHGHGILEGFEVLRLSNPDNSLASPNPFPSSFSSSNWIIQSFDQVLGHRNTISTFVITLLASVNTIVHVLRLIWEVRYREEKNMPSVKAGRLCRRFSLAELQSATRNFSDAHLIGRGGFGKVYIGRIDNGQVTVAIKRLRSNSNQGQREFLTEIETLTELRHVNLVSLIGYCYDRREMILVYDYMAYGTLSDHLYKLSRKGVECSSLTWKERLTICIGAGRGLDYLHTGHSLIHRDVKASNILLDEKFVAKVADFGLARHMNMRTSHTHTHVSTKVKGTFGYLDPNYYTTGKLTMKSDTFSFGVVLLEVLCGRPAVDAGVGEDKLLLTKWARENISKGKSDQIVAPDLMGEISEDSLKAFIEVAERCLHDDPRERPTMAQVVLQLEYALKQQDTSKSMPQNVNDPHSSNKEANLSINAQQLEQNAPSPKEQTNRIGFVNIKPPPIYEREDWGKSTSQRPSRLRPWDAFWSRVKPSGNYEDRATETMKNYKHSMDMLHNNVPATIPLDELAEITDDFDVKSLIGEGSSGKVYHGVLKSGLAAAIKKLNSSNQGDKVLLAQVSTVKHKNVVELLGYCVDGGLRALAYEFAPNGSLHDILHGRKGIRGSGPGQALPWPQRVKFSVGAAKGLEYIHLKGQIHGDIKSSSVLIFDDYGVAKISDCDLSNQAPGTRLNSSGYHAPEFITSGQQSWRSDVYSFGVVLLELLTGRKPVGNTQTGGEPDLVTWAMKNLIEDKVKDYVDVRMKGDYPFKAVSKMASLAISCVQYEASFRPNMSVVVKALQPLLNSASNHTGQASNLKLETRRYVEQWMNHCRFPDELRRQVREAERLNWAATSMFNEDLLMEKLPENLQRDIRHHLHGFVKNMEISFVDEFTTCLLSEGDCCGETLLPGCLENSLVNTGGGGMSAGPTLSDSLVRCLTNVEALVLQDVDLEQVVCLFARFIDARRIKWAARYISPHWRKLAARRIQASWRHGKKLRSNHSP; via the exons ATGAAAAATCTGCATGCTGCTACTTCTACTGCAATTTTCCCGCCGTTTTGCTTCTACTTAGtcttcttcctccttctcAGCTCAGCCTCAGCCTCAGCCGCCATTGATGCTATCTCAGTTAACTGCGGCTCAAAGTCAAGCGGCGGCAATGTATGGCGCGGCGACATGCCGCCGCTGCTGCAATTGCAGGGGGAAAAGACCGTGTTCCGAAGCTCAACATCCAGCGCCGGCGCCGGTGATCATCCGATTCCTTACCGGACTGCGCGGCTCTCTCGCTCCAGATTCTCGTATAGGTTCAACGTGACTCAAGGTCAGAAAATTCTTCGGCTTCACTTCAATCCAGCGTTGTATAGGGGATTTAAACGGTTTAATGACTTGTTCGAAGTTGAAGCCGGGGGTTTTACCTTGCTCGGAAATTTCAGTGCTTCTCTCACTGCCGATGCTCTAGGTTTGAGTTATTTTGTGAAGGAATTTTGTGTGAACATTGATGCAGATCAACTGTTTGATGTAGTGTTCTATGCTGTGAATAGTGAATTTGTAGATACTTATGCTTTTATAAATGGCATTGAGATTATCTCGGTGCCTGCTGCCGTTTCTTACTTTGGAGGGAGATATGTAGGAGTTGAATTGGTAGGGAAGTCTGTGATCAATGTTGATAATAGTACTGTGCTTGAAATAGTCAGGAGAGTTAATCTGAAACAGGACTCTGTCTCATCGTCTAATGATGCACATGGCGTGTTTGGGGCGTGGGAGATGGCTTCTCGGAGGAAGGAAGCTAAGGTGAAGAGTGTTGAGTGGCGAACATTGGTGGATGTGGGATTTAGGTATTTGGTTAGGCTCCATTTTTCTGAGCTAGGGCTCGAGATGGCAGAGATGAGAGGTGTTACTTTCAAAATCTACATTAATGGTGTCATTGTAGATGCTGATATTGAGAGAAGTGAAGGGGATTATGATCATGAAGATTCCATCCCTTGGCATAGGGACTACATGGTGATGGTCAAAGGGCTCAAACGTGAGGGTAAGCGTGAGATCGTCATTTGTCTTCAATCCAATGGCAAGCTTATGCATGGACATGGAATCCTTGAAGGGTTTGAAGTTTTGAGGTTGAGTAACCCTGACAATAGTTTGGCCAGTCCAAATCCCTTCCCTTCGTCTTTCAGTTCATCAAATTGGATTATCCAGAGTTTTGATCAAGTTCTTGGTCACAGAAATACGATTTCCACTTTTGTGATTACATTACTGGCTTCTGTGAACACCATTGTACATGTATTGCGTCTAATATGGGAAGTCAGATATAGAGAGGAGAAAAACATGCCATCAGTTAAGGCTGGACGACTTTGTAGGCGGTTTTCACTTGCTGAACTCCAATCAGCCACAAGAAACTTCAGCGATGCACATCTCATTGGAAGGGGAGGATTTGGCAAAGTTTATATAGGCCGCATTGACAATGGGCAAGTGACAGTGGCCATAAAGCGACTGAGATCAAATTCGAACCAAGGGCAAAGAGAATTTTTGACAGAGATTGAAACACTAACTGAGCTCAGACATGTTAATTTGGTGTCCCTGATTGGCTACTGCTATGACCGTAGAGAAATGATTCTCGTTTATGATTACATGGCCTATGGAACATTGAGTGACCACCTTTACAAACTTTCGAGGAAGGGTGTTGAGTGCTCGTCTCTAACGTGGAAAGAGCGCCTTACTATATGCATAGGAGCTGGTCGAGGACTGGACTATCTTCACACTGGCCACTCACTCATACATCGGGATGTTAAGGCTTCAAATATTCTCCTTGATGAGAAATTTGTAGCCAAGGTGGCAGACTTTGGCTTGGCTAGGCACATGAATATGAGAACATCACATACTCATACTCATGTTAGCACAAAAGTTAAGGGTACATTTGGGTACTTAGACCCAAATTATTACACCACAGGTAAACTAACAATGAaaagtgacacattttcttttgggGTGGTTTTGCTGGAAGTACTTTGTGGAAGACCGGCTGTGGATGCAGGGGTCGGAGAGGATAAATTGCTGCTGACTAAGTGGGCTCGAGAAAATATTAGCAAGGGAAAATCTGACCAAATTGTAGCTCCAGATCTAATGGGTGAAATCTCAGAAGATAGCCTAAAGGCATTTATTGAGGTTGCTGAAAGATGCTTGCATGATGATCCAAGGGAAAGGCCAACAATGGCTCAAGTCGTGCTACAGCTTGAGTATGCTCTTAAGCAGCAGGATACCTCAAAATCCATGCCACAGAATGTTAATGATCCCCACTCATCCAACAAAGAAGCTAACTTGTCAATTAATGCTCAGCAGCTCGAGCAGAATGCACCCAGTCCCAAAGAGCAAACTAACAGAATCGGATTTGTTAATATTAAGCCTCCACCTATATATGAAAGAGAAGATTGGGGAAAATCCACGTCACAGAGACCATCACGACTTAGGCCATGGGATGCATTTTGGAGTAGAGTTAAACCATCTG GCAATTATGAAGATCGTGCAACGGAAACAATGAAAAACTACAAACATTCTATGGATATGTTGCATAACAATGTTCCTGCCACTATCCCACTAGATGAATTAGCAGAGATTACTGATGATTTTGATGTCAAGTCTCTTATTGGTGAGGGATCGAGTGGAAAGGTATACCATGGAGTACTCAAAAGTGGACTGGCTGCTGCAATAAAAAAGCTCAATTCTAGCAATCAGGGAGACAAAGTACTTTTAGCACAG GTTTCCACAGTAAAGCACAAAAATGTGGTTGAGCTGCTTGGTTATTGTGTAGATGGTGGTTTGCGAGCCTTGGCTTATGAGTTTGCTCCAAATGGTTCCTTGCATGATATTCTCCATG GACGAAAAGGTATCAGGGGTTCAGGGCCGGGTCAAGCTCTGCCGTGGCCTCAGAGAGTTAAATTTTCTGTTGGAGCTGCAAAAGGGCTAGAGTACATCCATTTGAAGGGACAGATTCATGGGGATATCAAATCCAGCAGCGTTCTTATTTTCGATGACTATGGAGTTGCTAAGATCTCTGATTGTGATCTTTCAAATCAAGCTCCTGGCACTCGCCTTAATTCCTCTGGTTATCATGCTCCTGA ATTCATTACTAGTGGCCAGCAAAGCTGGAGGAGTGATGTTTACAGCTTTGGCGTTGTACTTCTAGAACTTCTAACTGGACGTAAACCTGTTGGTAATACACAGACAGGTGGAGAGCCGGATCTTGTGACATGG GCAATGAAAAATCTTATTGAAGACAAGGTAAAGGACTATGTTGATGTTAGAATGAAAGGAGACTACCCTTTTAAGGCAGTTTCTAAG ATGGCTTCACTTGCTATCTCGTGTGTGCAATATGAAGCCAGTTTCCGTCCAAATATGAGCGTTGTAGTAAAAGCTCTCCAACCTCTGCTGAATAGTGCATCAAATCATACTGGTCAAGCATCAAATTT AAAGTTAGAAACGCGTCGTTATGTGGAGCAATGGATGAACCACTGTCGCTTTCCAGATGAACTAAGAAG GCAAGTCCGAGAAGCCGAGCGTCTTAATTGGGCTGCCACCAGTATGTTCAATGAAGATTTGCTGATGGAGAAGTTACCAGAAAACCTTCAAAGGGATATACGTCATCATCTCCACGGATTTGTTAAGAAC ATGGAGATCAGCTTTGTGGATGAATTTACTACTTGTCTCTTGTCGGAAGGGGATTGTTGTGGAGAAACACTCCTTCCTGGCTGCCTCGAAAACTCTTTAGTGAATACAG gTGGAGGAGGCATGAGTGCTGGACCGACTTTAAGCGACAGTCTAGTTCGATGTTTGACAAATGTAGAAGCATTGGTATTGCAAGATGTGGATCTGGAACAAGTTGTCTGCCTTTTTGCTAGATTCATTGATGCCAGGCGCATCAAATGGGCTGCAAG ATATATATCGCCTCACTGGAGAAAGCTCGCAGCTCGACGTATTCAAGCTTCCTGGAGACACGGAAAGAAACTACGAAGTAATCACTCTCCATGA